From a region of the Haloferax volcanii DS2 genome:
- a CDS encoding CGCGG family putative rSAM-modified RiPP protein, whose product MTTDSRPAAHDHDTPDTATDRVHDTSWSANLELPRHAADRDLVVAEAVAAVEHTTAGHHVNLVTHGDHGHPETYLYDALAERFDGVAYEYVEQCGCGGHVTRVYVE is encoded by the coding sequence ATGACGACCGATTCGCGACCCGCGGCCCACGACCACGACACGCCCGACACGGCGACCGACCGCGTCCACGACACCTCGTGGTCCGCGAACCTCGAACTCCCGCGACACGCCGCCGACCGCGACCTCGTCGTTGCGGAGGCGGTCGCCGCTGTCGAACACACGACCGCCGGCCACCACGTCAACCTCGTCACCCACGGCGACCACGGCCACCCGGAGACGTACCTGTACGACGCGCTCGCGGAACGGTTCGACGGCGTGGCGTACGAGTACGTCGAACAGTGCGGCTGCGGCGGGCACGTGACGCGGGTGTACGTGGAATAG
- a CDS encoding sodium:calcium antiporter, with protein sequence MVLGSLLRSSPLANVALILLMTGLIWVGSGWLEASADHLAAYYGLPAVVQGSIIVALGSSFPEFASVAVAAAADVFDMGVGAIVGSAIFNILVIPALSGLATDGDLETSRLVVYKEAQFYMVAVATLVVTFSLAVIYFPVPDGPPLTGELTRPIALIPLLLYGLYLFIQWQDVSEHEAEDAGVADGIGREWARLLGGLLVILVGVEQLVGSVESLSATFGVPTFLAGVTVVAAATSLPDTLVSVRSAADGNSATSLGNVLGSNTFDLLVAIPVGVLIVGSVPVDFAVAVPMLGVLTLATVLLFGLLRTDLSLTRLESYALGAAYLVFVGWVIAETAGVTSLLRN encoded by the coding sequence ATGGTCCTCGGCAGTCTCCTCCGGTCGTCGCCGCTCGCGAACGTCGCCCTGATTCTCCTGATGACCGGTCTCATCTGGGTCGGCAGCGGGTGGCTCGAAGCGTCAGCCGACCACCTCGCGGCGTACTACGGCCTCCCGGCGGTCGTCCAGGGCTCCATCATCGTCGCCCTCGGGTCGAGCTTTCCCGAGTTCGCCAGCGTCGCCGTCGCCGCGGCCGCGGACGTCTTCGACATGGGCGTCGGCGCAATCGTCGGCTCGGCCATCTTCAACATCCTCGTGATTCCGGCACTGTCGGGTCTCGCCACCGACGGCGACCTCGAAACCAGCCGGCTCGTCGTATACAAGGAGGCGCAGTTCTACATGGTCGCGGTCGCCACGCTCGTCGTCACCTTCTCGCTGGCGGTCATCTACTTCCCCGTGCCCGACGGCCCGCCGCTGACGGGAGAACTCACCCGCCCCATCGCGCTCATCCCACTGCTCCTCTACGGGCTCTATCTATTCATCCAGTGGCAGGACGTGTCGGAGCACGAAGCCGAGGACGCTGGCGTCGCTGACGGCATCGGCCGCGAGTGGGCGCGGCTCCTCGGCGGCCTCCTCGTCATCCTCGTCGGCGTCGAGCAACTGGTCGGGAGCGTCGAGTCGCTCAGCGCGACGTTCGGCGTCCCGACGTTCCTCGCGGGCGTCACTGTCGTCGCCGCCGCGACGAGCCTCCCCGACACGCTCGTCAGCGTCCGTTCGGCCGCCGACGGCAACAGCGCGACGAGCCTCGGCAACGTCCTCGGGTCGAACACGTTCGACCTGCTCGTCGCCATCCCCGTGGGCGTGCTCATCGTCGGGAGCGTCCCGGTGGACTTCGCCGTCGCCGTCCCCATGCTGGGCGTGCTGACGCTGGCGACCGTCCTGCTTTTCGGCCTGCTCCGGACGGACCTGTCGCTCACCCGGCTGGAGTCGTACGCGCTCGGCGCGGCGTATCTCGTCTTCGTCGGCTGGGTTATCGCCGAGACCGCGGGCGTCACGTCGCTACTTCGGAACTGA
- a CDS encoding nitric-oxide reductase large subunit, with protein sequence MEIQRKTIAKAIVVVFVFNLVVMGAGAWFAYQEAPPIPDEVVGPDGDVVANGDVIREGKTVFQRDGLMNHGSILGNGAYYGADYTADALDLKVGFMRNYYAQERYGEPYDELDSADQAAVADVVKSDLDDSYEGGVIRYTAAEVYAHEQVRQEYVERYHEGDHERGVPVNMIDSEEEARAFADFAMWTAWFSHTDRPDGTHSYTNDWPYQPGAGNDATAASMTWSVVAMVLLVAGAGLGIWLYKSVELPEPSAEDITVPEPGDVSVFPSQRAALRFIPVAAGLFLAQVLLGGLLAHFYIERAGFFGIESLFGVPILQLLPFAIAKTWHIDLGILWIAATWLGAGLFLPPLLTGYEPPKQSRYINVLLGAIVVVVVGGLSGIWLGANGYIDGSLWWILGNEGLEYLEVGKLWQFGILAGFLIWAGLAVRGLKPLLDKEPPYGLAHMILYAGGSIALLFTAGFLFTPETNIAVTEFWRWWVVHMWVEGAFEFFIVAIVGLTLVSMNLLSRRSAEKAVMLQALLVMGTGIIGVSHHYWWVGMPDMWVPIGSVFSTLELIPLVFILYEALGQYRAMSGESFPYRLPFMFIVASGVWNFVGAGVLGFFINLPLINYYEHGTYLTVGHAHAAMFGAFGFLALGMVTYMLQLSIDPERWDGSWLRAAFWCWNVGLVLMVFVSVLPVGFLQLETAFTGSYAAARSVAFYDQPLIQTLFWARLPGDSLIILGTVIYAADLVRKRFVLRQSADDPSVDDMAVAEGILGDD encoded by the coding sequence ATGGAGATACAACGCAAGACCATCGCGAAGGCAATCGTCGTCGTGTTCGTCTTCAACCTCGTCGTGATGGGTGCGGGCGCGTGGTTCGCCTATCAGGAGGCCCCACCCATCCCCGACGAGGTGGTCGGACCCGACGGTGACGTCGTCGCCAACGGCGACGTGATTCGAGAGGGCAAGACGGTGTTCCAGAGAGACGGCCTGATGAACCACGGGTCGATACTGGGCAACGGCGCGTACTACGGCGCGGACTACACCGCCGACGCGCTGGATTTGAAAGTCGGGTTCATGCGGAACTACTACGCCCAAGAGCGCTACGGTGAACCCTACGACGAACTCGACTCCGCAGACCAAGCGGCCGTCGCCGACGTGGTGAAATCCGACCTCGACGACAGCTACGAGGGCGGCGTGATTCGGTACACTGCGGCCGAGGTCTACGCCCACGAGCAGGTTCGACAGGAGTACGTCGAGCGCTACCACGAGGGCGACCACGAGCGCGGCGTGCCCGTAAACATGATCGACTCCGAGGAGGAGGCGCGGGCGTTCGCGGACTTCGCCATGTGGACGGCGTGGTTCTCTCACACCGACCGCCCCGACGGCACCCACTCGTACACGAACGACTGGCCGTACCAGCCCGGCGCGGGGAACGACGCCACCGCCGCCTCGATGACGTGGAGCGTCGTCGCCATGGTGCTTCTCGTCGCGGGGGCGGGCCTCGGCATCTGGCTGTACAAGTCGGTCGAACTCCCCGAGCCGTCGGCCGAGGACATCACGGTGCCCGAACCGGGCGACGTGAGCGTCTTCCCGAGCCAGCGGGCGGCGCTCCGGTTCATCCCGGTCGCCGCCGGGTTGTTCTTGGCGCAGGTGCTGTTGGGCGGTCTGCTCGCGCACTTCTACATCGAGCGCGCCGGCTTCTTCGGCATCGAGTCGCTATTCGGCGTGCCCATCCTGCAACTGCTCCCGTTCGCCATCGCCAAGACGTGGCACATCGACCTCGGTATCCTCTGGATAGCCGCGACGTGGCTCGGCGCGGGGCTGTTCCTCCCGCCGCTTCTGACCGGCTACGAACCGCCGAAGCAGTCGAGGTACATCAACGTCCTCCTCGGCGCTATCGTCGTCGTCGTGGTCGGCGGCCTGTCGGGCATCTGGCTGGGCGCGAACGGCTACATCGACGGCTCGCTGTGGTGGATTCTCGGCAACGAGGGGCTCGAATACCTCGAAGTCGGGAAGCTCTGGCAGTTCGGCATCCTCGCCGGCTTCCTCATCTGGGCGGGACTGGCCGTCCGCGGCCTGAAACCGCTTCTCGACAAGGAACCGCCGTACGGACTGGCGCACATGATTCTGTACGCCGGCGGCTCCATCGCCCTCCTGTTCACCGCGGGTTTCCTCTTTACCCCCGAGACGAACATCGCCGTCACGGAGTTCTGGCGCTGGTGGGTCGTCCACATGTGGGTCGAGGGGGCGTTCGAGTTCTTCATCGTCGCCATCGTCGGCCTGACGCTGGTGTCGATGAACCTGCTGTCCCGCCGGAGCGCAGAGAAGGCCGTCATGCTCCAGGCGCTGCTCGTCATGGGGACGGGCATCATCGGCGTCTCGCACCACTACTGGTGGGTCGGCATGCCCGACATGTGGGTGCCCATCGGGAGCGTCTTCTCGACGCTCGAACTCATCCCGCTGGTGTTCATCCTCTACGAGGCGCTCGGGCAGTACCGCGCGATGTCGGGCGAGTCGTTCCCGTACCGCCTGCCGTTCATGTTCATCGTCGCCAGCGGCGTCTGGAACTTCGTCGGCGCGGGCGTGCTCGGCTTCTTCATCAACCTCCCGCTCATCAACTACTACGAACACGGGACGTACCTGACGGTCGGCCACGCCCACGCCGCGATGTTCGGCGCGTTCGGCTTCCTCGCGCTCGGCATGGTCACCTACATGCTCCAGCTCTCCATCGACCCCGAGCGCTGGGACGGCTCGTGGCTGCGCGCCGCCTTCTGGTGTTGGAACGTCGGCCTCGTGTTGATGGTGTTCGTCTCCGTCCTCCCGGTCGGCTTCCTCCAACTGGAGACGGCGTTCACCGGGAGCTACGCCGCCGCTCGGAGCGTCGCCTTCTACGACCAGCCGCTGATTCAGACGCTGTTCTGGGCGCGGCTCCCCGGCGACTCCCTCATCATCCTCGGGACGGTCATCTACGCGGCTGACCTCGTCAGAAAGCGGTTCGTCCTCAGGCAGTCCGCCGACGACCCGAGCGTCGACGATATGGCGGTCGCTGAGGGTATCTTGGGCGACGACTAA
- a CDS encoding halocyanin domain-containing protein translates to MSSNDTTSPTLGRRTVLRLLGGAAVSTTALGGITDSARAQSGSDLDSWFAQTSNYDGVVDETGRSTVTVTVGSQANGGAFGFGPAAVRVDPGTTVVWEWSGKGGSHNVAAEDGSFESDLVGDSGHTFERTFDSTGVYTYVCTPHKTLGMKGAIVVGDVGGATATEAAGSTGSTDSTDSAGEGESESTESAGEGDADLDAWFENTSNFDGVEAQTGLQRVTVEVGSQANGGAFGFGPAAIRVSKGTTVAWTWTGEGGSHNVAAEDGSFESDLVSAGDHTFEHTFEEAGTYTYACTPHKTLGMKGAVVVTDDEGGSNAQVAEPFGDPGTERLGGIALAGTFGAMLASPALFGAFIWLKGEGGESAGETYPKGKSE, encoded by the coding sequence ATGAGTTCGAACGACACCACATCTCCGACGCTCGGCCGGCGAACCGTACTTCGACTCCTCGGCGGCGCGGCCGTCTCTACGACCGCGCTGGGAGGCATCACCGATTCCGCACGAGCGCAGTCGGGGTCCGACCTCGACTCGTGGTTCGCACAGACCTCGAACTACGACGGGGTGGTGGACGAGACGGGACGCTCGACGGTGACGGTGACGGTGGGGTCACAGGCCAACGGCGGGGCGTTCGGGTTCGGCCCGGCCGCCGTGCGCGTCGACCCCGGCACGACCGTCGTTTGGGAGTGGTCCGGGAAGGGCGGGTCGCACAACGTCGCCGCCGAGGACGGGAGCTTCGAGTCCGACCTCGTCGGCGACAGCGGCCACACGTTCGAGCGGACGTTCGATTCGACCGGCGTTTACACCTACGTCTGCACGCCGCACAAGACGCTCGGCATGAAGGGTGCAATCGTCGTCGGCGACGTCGGCGGCGCGACCGCGACCGAGGCAGCCGGCTCGACCGGCTCGACCGACTCGACCGACTCGGCCGGCGAGGGCGAGTCGGAGTCCACCGAGAGCGCCGGCGAGGGAGACGCGGACCTCGACGCGTGGTTCGAAAACACCTCGAACTTCGACGGCGTGGAGGCGCAGACCGGCCTCCAGCGCGTGACGGTCGAGGTCGGGTCGCAGGCCAACGGCGGGGCGTTCGGCTTCGGCCCCGCGGCGATTCGCGTCTCGAAGGGGACGACTGTCGCGTGGACGTGGACCGGCGAGGGCGGGTCGCACAACGTCGCCGCCGAGGACGGGAGCTTCGAATCCGACCTCGTCAGCGCCGGCGACCACACGTTCGAACACACCTTCGAGGAGGCCGGGACGTACACCTACGCCTGCACGCCGCACAAGACGCTCGGCATGAAAGGGGCAGTCGTCGTCACCGACGACGAGGGCGGGTCGAACGCGCAGGTGGCCGAACCGTTCGGTGACCCCGGGACCGAGCGCCTCGGCGGCATCGCGCTGGCCGGGACGTTCGGCGCGATGCTGGCGTCACCCGCGCTGTTCGGCGCGTTCATATGGCTCAAGGGCGAGGGCGGCGAGTCAGCGGGTGAGACGTATCCGAAGGGGAAGTCGGAGTAA
- a CDS encoding universal stress protein has translation MFDQLLFPTDGSDGADAVLDHVVDMAAAHDATLHLLHVAPPEPERRPSLTGGSEGDGAGDDPSERRRSDGERFVSDAAARASQSDVTAVTSVERGEPYQVITEYAAEQGADLVVMPTHGRTGLSRLLLGSTTERVVRRSDVPVLTVRPDAATDLAYPYADVLTPTDGSACATAAVTFGSELAAATDAALHAVSVVNVAAFGADIRGPLLLDELEERASDAVDAASDTAAAAGVETIRKSVGRDVSIHDGILAYIDEYDVDIVVMGTHGHTGFDRYMLGSVAEKLVRSSPVPVVTVRQPREE, from the coding sequence ATGTTCGACCAACTCCTCTTTCCGACCGACGGGAGCGACGGCGCGGACGCCGTCCTCGACCACGTCGTCGACATGGCCGCCGCCCACGACGCGACCCTCCACCTACTGCACGTCGCCCCGCCGGAGCCCGAGCGCCGCCCGAGCCTGACCGGCGGCTCCGAGGGCGACGGCGCCGGCGACGACCCCAGCGAACGCCGCCGAAGCGACGGCGAGCGATTCGTGAGCGACGCCGCGGCCCGCGCGTCGCAGTCCGATGTGACGGCCGTGACGAGCGTCGAGCGCGGCGAGCCGTATCAGGTCATCACCGAGTACGCGGCCGAGCAGGGCGCCGACCTCGTGGTCATGCCGACCCACGGGCGGACGGGGCTGAGCCGCCTCCTCCTCGGGAGCACCACGGAGCGCGTCGTCCGGCGGTCGGACGTGCCCGTGCTCACCGTTCGGCCGGACGCGGCGACCGACCTCGCGTACCCCTACGCCGACGTGCTGACGCCCACCGACGGGAGCGCCTGCGCGACCGCGGCGGTCACGTTCGGGAGCGAGTTGGCCGCGGCGACCGACGCGGCGCTCCACGCGGTGTCGGTCGTCAACGTCGCCGCCTTCGGCGCGGACATCCGCGGACCGCTCCTCCTCGACGAACTCGAAGAGCGGGCGAGCGACGCGGTCGACGCGGCGAGCGACACGGCGGCCGCCGCGGGCGTCGAGACTATCAGGAAGTCGGTCGGCCGCGACGTGTCGATTCACGACGGCATCCTCGCGTACATCGACGAGTACGACGTGGACATCGTGGTGATGGGAACCCACGGCCACACGGGGTTCGACCGCTACATGCTCGGGAGCGTCGCCGAGAAGCTGGTTCGGAGTTCGCCGGTGCCGGTGGTGACGGTCAGACAGCCGCGAGAGGAGTAG
- the thiC gene encoding phosphomethylpyrimidine synthase ThiC: MASTQLQHARAGTVTPAMKRVAARENRDPEFVREQVAEGQAVVPANRNHDSLDPMVIGREFATKVNANIGNSETTSDLTEELEKLHTAVHYGADTVMDLSTGSNLDEIREANVAYSPVPIGTVPIYEAVKRVDSPEDITRDLLLDIIEKQAEQGVDYMTIHAGVLMEHLPLTDGRKTGIVSRGGSILAQWMEEHGEQNPLYVAFEDICDIFAEHDVTFSLGDGLRPGCLADAGDDAQFAELDTLGELTRTAWDHGVQVMVEGPGHVPMDQIAENVERQREVCDGAPFYVLGPLVTDVAPGYDHITSAIGATEAGRAGAAMLCYVTPKEHLGLPDREDVREGLAAYRIAAHAADVANDLPGARDWDDALSEARYEFDWARQFDLALDPERARSYHDQTLPGDNYKEARFCSMCGVEFCSMRIDQDAREADGEMETIESATDLDASPAADANLPPVGAHDTDRVPDEIEIGGVTFTPESAHGDD, encoded by the coding sequence ATGGCGTCGACACAGCTCCAACACGCCCGAGCAGGAACCGTCACCCCGGCGATGAAACGGGTCGCAGCGCGCGAGAACCGCGACCCCGAGTTCGTCAGGGAGCAGGTCGCCGAGGGGCAGGCGGTCGTCCCCGCGAACCGCAATCACGACTCGCTGGACCCGATGGTTATCGGCCGCGAGTTCGCCACGAAAGTCAACGCGAACATCGGCAACAGCGAGACGACGAGCGACCTCACCGAGGAGTTGGAGAAACTCCACACCGCGGTCCACTACGGCGCGGACACGGTGATGGACCTCTCGACGGGGTCGAACCTCGACGAGATACGCGAGGCGAACGTCGCGTACTCGCCGGTCCCCATCGGCACCGTCCCCATCTACGAGGCGGTCAAGCGCGTCGACAGCCCCGAAGACATCACCCGCGACCTGCTCCTCGACATCATCGAGAAACAGGCCGAACAGGGCGTCGACTACATGACGATTCACGCGGGCGTGCTGATGGAGCACCTCCCGCTTACCGACGGCCGGAAGACGGGCATCGTCTCCCGCGGCGGCTCTATCCTCGCCCAGTGGATGGAAGAACACGGCGAGCAGAACCCCCTGTACGTCGCGTTCGAGGACATCTGCGATATCTTCGCTGAGCACGACGTGACGTTCTCGCTCGGCGACGGCCTCCGACCCGGCTGTCTGGCCGACGCCGGCGACGACGCGCAGTTCGCCGAACTCGACACGCTGGGCGAACTCACGCGGACCGCGTGGGACCACGGCGTGCAGGTGATGGTCGAGGGACCCGGCCACGTCCCGATGGACCAGATCGCCGAGAACGTCGAGCGCCAGCGGGAAGTCTGCGACGGCGCGCCGTTCTACGTGCTCGGGCCGCTCGTCACCGACGTGGCTCCGGGCTACGACCACATCACGAGCGCCATCGGCGCGACCGAGGCGGGACGCGCCGGCGCGGCGATGCTGTGTTACGTCACGCCCAAAGAACACCTCGGCCTCCCCGACCGCGAGGACGTGCGCGAGGGGCTCGCGGCCTACCGAATCGCCGCCCACGCGGCCGACGTGGCGAACGACCTCCCCGGCGCGCGCGACTGGGACGACGCGCTCTCGGAGGCCCGCTACGAGTTCGACTGGGCGCGGCAGTTCGACCTCGCGCTCGACCCCGAGCGGGCGCGGTCGTACCACGACCAGACGCTCCCCGGCGACAACTACAAGGAGGCGCGCTTCTGCTCGATGTGCGGCGTCGAGTTCTGCTCGATGCGCATCGACCAGGACGCGCGCGAGGCCGACGGCGAGATGGAGACAATCGAGTCCGCGACCGACCTCGACGCGTCGCCCGCGGCCGACGCGAACCTCCCGCCGGTCGGCGCGCACGACACCGACCGCGTCCCCGACGAAATCGAAATCGGCGGCGTCACGTTCACGCCCGAGTCCGCCCACGGCGACGACTGA
- a CDS encoding helix-turn-helix domain-containing protein produces the protein MPRATLSITLPEQVWVSDLSGRYPDAEFTVLAAMPADETGVGLVEIRAADIEPVVTTIDEYESVVSVTILEAQPERALVQFETTEPLLILTLSEVGIPLELPITIVDGEVTVEVTAPRENLSELGEQLTQFGIPFDLVSIHQSIDTESLLTDDQYDLLETAVSEGYYDTPRTCTLTELAEAVGLAKSTTSEKLHRAEGKVMKAFLARDDATVG, from the coding sequence ATGCCCCGGGCAACACTCTCCATCACGCTCCCCGAGCAGGTCTGGGTCTCCGACCTCTCGGGCCGCTATCCGGACGCCGAGTTCACCGTGCTCGCGGCGATGCCGGCCGACGAGACGGGCGTCGGCCTCGTCGAGATACGAGCGGCCGACATCGAACCCGTCGTCACCACCATCGACGAGTACGAGTCGGTCGTCTCGGTGACGATTCTCGAAGCGCAGCCGGAGCGCGCGCTCGTGCAGTTCGAGACGACCGAGCCGCTGTTGATTCTCACGCTCAGCGAGGTGGGAATCCCGCTGGAACTGCCCATCACCATCGTCGACGGCGAGGTGACAGTCGAGGTGACTGCGCCGCGGGAGAACCTCTCGGAGTTGGGCGAACAGCTCACGCAGTTCGGCATCCCGTTCGACCTCGTCTCCATCCACCAGTCGATAGACACGGAGTCGCTTCTCACCGACGACCAGTACGACCTCCTCGAAACGGCCGTCTCCGAGGGCTACTACGACACGCCGAGGACGTGCACGCTCACCGAACTCGCCGAGGCCGTGGGGCTGGCGAAGTCGACGACGAGCGAGAAGCTCCACCGGGCGGAGGGCAAAGTGATGAAGGCGTTTCTCGCGCGGGACGACGCGACGGTCGGGTAG
- a CDS encoding multicopper oxidase domain-containing protein, with protein MRNYVGAPGSTVSRREFLAATGSVGALGLAGCAAPTNDDGNAAVGTDETTVAQTSESSLPYTSPPEVVQVDEQGGQVTLKSAPARHAAHPLETMGGPVELPQVWAFSADDGEPSVPGPILRTTEGNDMEVTLDNTDGMRPHTVHFHGVRKAWKDDGVPTTTGIRVDPGEKHTYTIPANVPGTHLYHCHYQTHRHIEMGMYGILRVDPKGYEPADREYFMTVRDWDSRLPRQMAGENVTYDPRDRKPDVFTVNGKSAPRTLHPEDGSPIIVEQGDTVRVHYVNAGYMSHPMHIHNHRFQVVEKDGGVVPEAARHDMDVTNIAPAERHTIEFTADAQPGIYLMHCHKVNHVMNGGFYPGGMLSGVVYKEAMDTDIFASLMEYAGYEG; from the coding sequence ATGCGAAACTACGTCGGTGCACCCGGTTCGACGGTATCGCGTCGCGAATTCCTCGCCGCAACGGGAAGCGTCGGAGCGCTCGGCCTCGCGGGGTGCGCCGCGCCCACGAACGATGACGGCAACGCCGCCGTCGGCACGGACGAGACGACGGTCGCCCAGACGAGCGAGTCGAGTCTGCCGTACACCAGTCCGCCGGAGGTCGTGCAGGTGGACGAACAGGGCGGGCAGGTCACCCTCAAGAGCGCGCCGGCGCGCCACGCGGCCCACCCCCTCGAAACGATGGGCGGGCCGGTCGAACTCCCGCAGGTATGGGCGTTCAGCGCCGACGACGGCGAGCCGAGCGTCCCCGGGCCGATTCTCCGGACGACCGAGGGCAACGACATGGAGGTCACGCTGGACAACACCGACGGGATGCGCCCGCACACGGTCCACTTCCACGGCGTGCGCAAGGCCTGGAAGGACGACGGCGTGCCGACGACGACGGGCATCCGAGTCGACCCCGGCGAGAAACACACCTACACCATCCCGGCGAACGTCCCCGGAACGCACCTCTACCACTGTCACTACCAGACCCACCGGCACATCGAGATGGGGATGTACGGCATCCTCCGCGTCGACCCGAAGGGGTACGAGCCGGCCGACCGGGAGTACTTCATGACCGTCCGCGACTGGGACTCGCGGCTCCCCCGGCAGATGGCCGGCGAGAACGTGACGTACGACCCCCGGGACCGGAAGCCGGACGTGTTCACCGTCAACGGGAAGAGCGCGCCGCGGACGCTCCACCCCGAAGACGGCTCGCCCATCATCGTCGAGCAGGGCGACACCGTCCGGGTCCACTACGTCAACGCGGGCTACATGAGCCACCCGATGCACATCCACAACCACCGCTTCCAGGTCGTCGAGAAGGACGGCGGCGTCGTCCCCGAGGCCGCCCGCCACGACATGGACGTGACGAACATCGCGCCCGCGGAGCGCCACACCATCGAGTTCACGGCGGACGCCCAACCCGGTATCTACCTCATGCACTGCCACAAGGTCAACCACGTCATGAACGGGGGCTTCTACCCCGGCGGCATGCTGAGCGGCGTCGTCTACAAGGAGGCGATGGACACCGACATCTTCGCGAGCCTGATGGAGTACGCCGGCTACGAGGGCTGA
- a CDS encoding winged helix-turn-helix domain-containing protein: MSTNPLSDALEPDFETVFAALTSPQCRAVLRRLDGPMTASDIAAACDLPRSTVYRKLEQMVEAGLLEKRDRGRDAARYALGFEEVVVTREPGDLSLSVSSPSRSASDQLSTMWSAVSDQADD, encoded by the coding sequence ATGTCGACCAATCCTCTCTCAGACGCGCTCGAACCGGACTTCGAGACGGTGTTCGCCGCCCTCACCAGCCCGCAGTGTCGGGCGGTCCTCAGGCGGCTCGACGGGCCGATGACCGCCTCGGACATCGCCGCCGCGTGCGACCTCCCGCGGTCGACGGTGTACCGAAAGCTCGAACAGATGGTCGAGGCGGGGCTCCTCGAAAAACGCGACCGCGGCCGCGACGCCGCCCGCTACGCGCTCGGCTTCGAGGAGGTCGTCGTGACGCGCGAACCCGGCGACCTCTCGCTTTCGGTGTCGTCGCCGTCGCGGTCGGCCTCGGACCAGCTCTCGACGATGTGGTCGGCCGTCAGCGACCAAGCCGACGACTGA
- a CDS encoding XapX domain-containing protein, whose amino-acid sequence MASQLVLALLAGVFAGALFGLIETPIPAPPNLAGILGIVGIYLGYKGVQRLGFHVDISGVLASLF is encoded by the coding sequence ATGGCCTCGCAACTCGTTTTGGCCCTGCTGGCAGGCGTCTTCGCCGGAGCCCTGTTCGGCCTCATAGAAACACCGATTCCGGCCCCGCCCAACCTCGCCGGGATACTGGGTATCGTCGGCATCTACCTCGGATACAAGGGCGTCCAGCGGTTGGGGTTCCACGTCGATATCTCGGGGGTGCTCGCGTCGCTGTTCTGA